In Rhodamnia argentea isolate NSW1041297 chromosome 5, ASM2092103v1, whole genome shotgun sequence, the DNA window TGTTCATTGTAAAGAGAATCCCAACCAAATCTTAACTATTAGGTACAGGTTTCACAGATGACAATTTCGACGTAAAGATTAGATGGACGATCTGCAACCGTGATTTTCGCTGGAACCATTGGCTTCTCAGTGAAAGAGCACTTGTTATCTGAAGGCACTTTTGAGGGTTGCATCAGATGCTTTGCTTAAGCATCATTGGGAAATGATGCTTATTCCAGCAAGAATGGATATCTTCAAATGATTTTATTATGTTGTTGCAAAACTAATCTAGCTCTCTCACCACGCGCTGTCGATGTGGGACTAGGATTGAAACGGTCACGAATCAATCGTCACGGTTGTAAAATGGCGAACACAGAGAACTCAAAACGTTCAGAGAATGATATATACTTTAAACCCTTATAATCACATTTACAATAATTATATTCAACCCATGGTGACTTCAATCATAATCCGGTCAATATCGGTCTGTCGCCTTCGATCGTCAGATCCAATATGATGTTGATGTTCATCAATAATCCTGTAGCTTACTTAGCAAATACTCCTGTAAAACAGAAACTCTTGAGTAGTTTCCTTATTCACATTACAGAGATGGATTTTTCCTCTACTTTCTTTTCTCGTGAAGCAAATTCACAGAAAAAATACAGATCATGGGTTACCCTGCTTCTGCCACCAAGTGAAACTTGCACGAGACTTTTCTTCGTGTACGGTTGACGCGGTTTTCAGTTCAATTATATGTCAAGTGAGCCATCATAGTTTCTGTTTATTACAATACTTTGACATTCCTCAGTGAACACCTCATGTCGGAACCCAGAATCGTGCTCATGCTATTAAAGTTAATGGATTGATTGATGCTTTAGTTCCTCTTTGATGTACCTGCCGAATTTCTACTGAAAGGGTCGGCTAGCTACTGCAGAAAGATAATGGCTCGTTGCGTACTAATAAAGCTGTCGAGTTCAATTGTTATTTCCAACAAGCCATATCACAAGATGATACACGGAAAACCACCGATCACGCCATCGCAACATGTGGTTCACACaacataaaaagcaaaaaacatcAACTTAATTCTTCATAGCCTTCTTGCAGAAGGATAAGTGCTTCGCTGCTGATTTTCCTCGTTTCCCCTGTATACCACAATCGGAGCTCCATATCGTCAGGTATCGTCATCATTGAATTTTCACATTCAtgggcttcttcttcttaggTTCTTGAGgctttggcttcttcttcttaggTTCTTGAGGCTTTGGCGAAGCCTTCTTCGGACGCGACGACTTGGAAGTGCTCTTGGCTGCCCCTTCACTAACCTTGGCGGGCTCCTTCTTTACCTGCCCGGACAGTTGAGTGCCCACTGTTTTCTGAGCCTTCAATGATGCCATCGTCTTCAAAACTACTGTCACCGATCCAGGCAGCTTTCTTCTATTGATGCTTCTCTCAACTTGCGAAGTGGAGGCGCCAAAACGTCCTTTATATACACTTACTGTGACAAGAGTAGACTAGGCAACCATCAAGAAGTGGGAATTAGAATCACAGCAAATCACCAACGGAATGTCGAACTTTTAAGGGAATAGGAATAACCAATCTCGACAGCATAATTAGGCTGTAGCATCAGATGCTTTGACACCATCTCTCCACGATGGGTTTATGCAGCAAATGCATATTTTAGCGCCGAATGGATATGCTTCAATATCTAAATCTATTACGCTTCGGTACtgtaatgatttttttccctgGAAACTAGTTTCTGTGAGCATCTGCTGGTATAATGCAAAGAGAATATAGAGCATATAACAAAACAATTGGCAAAGTGAGCGTCCTTGCGAAATGAACTCGGTGTCCTGCTCATTCTGAAATTAGAAATGTTATGGTACTACTCCCCTTTCGGAGCAACAGGTTTGCACATGGTGACAAGTCTCAAGCTAAAATTACCGGTCGGTGATACCATGGTGGAGGCGACTACATTGTGGAAATTAATATGAACATTACCCTTGGAGAATTACAACAGCATTCAACGTCCTCTTTCTCGTGCAAGCTAGAAGAATAAGGTGAGATAGGATGGAAAGAGAAGTCGAGAAAAAACCAGATGGTGAACATCTTGATTCGAAGAAAGAAATACTTGCCCCAATACCATGTTCATTGTTAAGAGAATCGGAAACCAAATCTTAACTATTAGGTAAAGGTTTTCACAGATAACAATTTCGACGTAAAAACGTAGATGGACGATCCGCAACAAGGACCGTGATTTTCGCCAGAACCATTGGTTGCTCACTGAAGGAGCACTTGCTATCTGTTGGCTCTTTTGAGGGTTGCATCAGATGCTTTGATTTAAGCATCCTTGGGATGTTTATTCCAGCAAAAACAGAGGACTCAAAACATTAAGAGAATGATTATATACTTTGAAACCTTATAATCAAATTTACAATTATCATATTCAACCTATGGTGACTTCAATCGTAATCCAGTCAATATCGGTCTATCGCCTTCGATCGTCAGATCTACTATGATCTTCATCAATAGTCCTGTTGCTTAATTAGCCATATCCACCTGTATAACAATAATCATCTGTTACCGCCCAGTCAGTGTGGTTGACCCACCCTCAGTGCTATATAGGCCAACAGCCGGTACCCGACCAACATGACGGCCAAAGCTGCCATGTCCCAGCACATATGATCGAGCCCCAAGGAACTGATCGCCGGAAAATCCACGACTCTGCATAGCCTCCCAGCTCCACAGTCATGCACTTCGTTCACAGAGTACTGCACTCCCACAAGCAGCTTATAGCAGTAACGACTGAAAGAAATATACTTCAACCAGGCGATGAAGCTCGGCATGTGCTGTATGTAGTACCCGCTCGCCAGTAAAAACACGAGCATCGTGACCGAAGCCAGCGTCGTCCCTTTCTTCGCGTCCATTAGGATCGCCCCGAGAGCCAACCCCAGCCCCTGCGACACGAGCACATTGAAGAGGATTATCAAGAGCGTCAGCACGAAGGTGCCTAGCGAAGGCTTGAGGCCGCCCATCCAGTAGGTGACCGTCACGAAGATGGTGGGGAGCACGAGTTCCATCGGGAGATCTCCAGCAATCCGAGCAAAGTAATAGGACGAGAGACGGTACATGCCCGATGACCGCTCCTTTATGAGCATGGGCCGTTCTAGCGGGAATGCGAAGATCGCGCTGAATAGAGGAAAGAATCCCCAAAagatggagaaaaagaagagtagCCCAACCTGTTCATTAACAAGCCAGGATTAAGGATCAATAACAAGGCCTTCAAAGTTTACAAAGAAGATCACACCCTACATGTTCACTTTATGGGAGAGATTTCACTCTGATCAACTCCACAATATCGAAATTTTCATACTGCAAGATTGGAAATCTAATGATCAATTTTGCTCATTACAAATCAGACAGTACACAATCTGTCATAAAATCCGGTCATGATGACACAGGAAGAGCATCCTTGTAGCAACAAGAAGTTACTCCATGAAATTCCTAAAAGAGAATGATCTTGCAAGACGGAGAACTACCTGATCTTGCAGATGTGAAGTGTCAGTTTTCCACCAAAGCAGACCTGAGAGAACGGAGACCGACATGACCTGGAAGATCCTTAAACCCGAATACGACTCGTGCTTCCTTTCCCGCAAACCTCGACTGAGCAGCACCATGAATTGCTCCCACCAGGATGTGGCCCAGAAGCCCTCATCCCCTGCGTTGCAAAGCAGAACAATTGAGTTCTACTAGTTTCCTTAGGCTGcttcacattttctcggtctaggaactaatttttttccagAAGAACGGATTATCTATTATACTGGTGATGTCACTTACTTCTAAGAGATGACGGTTTCCTTGACGGATGTGTATCTCGGTCTCCAGAATGTTGGTGAATTTCTGCCTTCAATGCAGGGTACAAGTTCTTTTTGTATGATGATATGAGAGACTGTTTGATGGAGTTCTGCTCGTCGTGATACTCCAATTTGTTGTGAAATTCCTGCTGATCGTCATGCCTCAAATCCGGCTTAATACCTACATTTACGAAACAAATTCATTGCTTGAAAGGCTTGAACAACATCTAAGAAGGAGCCGAAAAACCTTTCACAGTGCCAAAAAGATAGTAGAACATACTGTTGACCATCTAGATGACCATCATCAGATGGTGAAAGCACAACGAAAACCACATACCTTTTTCCATCACATATCAATGTGAACAAAGTCAACTGGGTATGATTAGCAGTAATATCAGAAACTCAGACTGTCTCGCTCGAGACAAGTCGAACATTTACGGTTCTCTTCCAGGGAAAAAATTACGTGCAACAATCAGATGCCCTCCACTGCAGAGGCATTTAGATAGGTTCGCTACTGCTTGTTCAGTCCGACTTGATCGCGGCCTTTCTAGGATGGAGGCAAATGCTTGATCAGTAAGGACTAAAAGTCGATCATCTCAAGCAATTCGACTGGCCGGCTTTACTGTCTAGACTAATCCTCAACATGCttgaaataataataaccgGTGCATGGCACCATTGGACCGAACGATTCCACTTCGTAAGGCTCCTCATGCTTTCGCTCGTTTTGATTTCTTGATATTTGCTGTGTGACCTTGACAAATAGTCatcctcaattttttatttttctcttcttatttGAAGGCATCCTCCAGGTTTATAGTCAAAAAAGTCTAATCATgtgacagaagaagaaaagaaagtactAACACACGACTAAcatagaaagagaaaacaagaaagagacaTTAACTAATCATAAAACATCAATGAAGTATGAAAGAAGCTAGCAAGAATAATATTACGCACGTTCATCCCCGAATCATACCTCTTTAAGTTTTCTAAAAGCTTGTATTTTTAGATAGGAGAAAAACGTGACATGCGCGATTATTCCCTCAGGACAGACAACACAATGCAACAGCACATGAAATCTTCAACAGGAATGGACACAAACACATACCGTTAGCAAGATCAAGCACGAAATCGGCGGGATTGACGAAATCGAACCCAGGCGAGTATCCGAGCGACCCGAAGTACTCCATGACCCGGCCCGTGCTGCCGCTGTAGATCGGGCACCCTTCCGTCAGCACGACCACCTTGTCAAACATCCGGTACAACCTGCTCGAAGGCTGGTGGATGGTGGTCACCACGGTCCGCCCGCCCCGGGCCAACGCCCGCAACTGGGCCACAATCCGCTGGGCTGTGGTCGAGTCAAGGCCCGAGGTGGGCTCGTCCAGCAACAGGAGGCTGGGGTTCACCAGCAGCTCGAGCCCTATGCTGACCCGCTTGCGCTCGCCACCCGACACGCCGCGGACCAGCGGTCCACCCACGACATTGGTCTGGCACCTCGCAAGGCCCAACTCCGCTATGATCATCTCAGCCTGCTCGGCCTtctcttggcgggtgagctctttGGGCAGCCTCAGCAGGGCGGCATAGGTCAGCGTCTCCAGGACGGTCAAGTGGGGGTACAAAACGTCATCCTGCGAGACATAGCCGATCTTGCGCTTGACCAAGCTCGAGAACGGGTGGCCGTTGTAGGTTATGGTGCCAGTGACCTTCCCGGGCAGCCGGCCTGCAAGGGCTGTCAGAAGGGTGGTCTTGCCGCTCCCAGAGGGCCCAAGCATCGCTAGCAGCTCCCCTGGCCGTGCCACGCCGGTGACACCATTCAGGACGTTCCGGGTCAGTTTGGGCTCCTTCGGGGCGCAACAGCTGCTCCCGTTGGTCTGAAGCTTGATGTTGTAGCCAACGTCTTCGAACTGCGAAGAAGTTTACAAGGCtaaatatattttctatttcGTTTCTCTCGATTTTTGTAGTAGAACTTTTTGAGACTCCATGGTCATTGAGTGCAAACATTCATAGAGAGAGCTACCTTGAGAGTGACGGGATATAGTGACCGGCGGAGGAACGAGAATTTGACCGGTGCGGGAGGATCGCGGGCATCCAGAGGCGAGCCACAGGGGGACAGGCTCACATTGCTCGAGGGAAATGCGAGCTCGGCTTGGACCGAGACGTCGTTTTCACTGCAGCTCGAGACGACAACCACCGCGAGGGTGGTTTCTTGCTGAGGAGGCATTGGCATCAGTTCAggcaaatgaagaagaagaagaagaagaagaagaagaggaggaggaggaggagaaagagaatgGTGGAGTCGAAGAAGctcaaaggagagggagagagagagagagagagagtcacatGCAAGAAGTGGGTGATGTGAGATTGTAAAGTGAAGGAAGGCACGAGAAGGCGAAATATGGGGTTGGGGTTCGTGCTTCTATATAAAGCCTTTGAGCTACTACCACTGTGACAATACTCAACTCcacccccaaccaaaaaaaaaaaatgtcgattATAATGACTTTATTGTCTCTTTTCTATAGAATTACACAAGGAGACAAATTTGTAGTAAAAAAGGTTGTCCAACCCATTGTGTTCCAAATTTTGTCCattacaaatattttttcatgcgTCTTGACAAATCATGTACAATAGATTGGGAGCATGTAGAAAGAATCTTTACTTTCATCTGAGGAGATTGTTAAGAGGGAGCTTGAGTCCAAGCTCACCAACATTCCAGTTGAACCCATTTTCATACTAAAACTTAAGTCAAGAAGTCATGacccaactaagatatattaactatttTAAATTATACAAATTCTCAAGATCATTATCAAAGTTGGAATTCTGAGGTCAAATCTTTCTAAGCTCCTTATTTACCTCCCCAAAGTCAAGTTTACACGTAAGTGGGAGTGTTAGAGTTTTCAAATACTAAAGTATGTGATCATTTAtcaacttaagtttttaaaattattgcaaggaaaaattattaaaaaatcctaaacctattgcaattatgtcaatttattcttaaatattttgcatttgtatcaatttagtccatttgacaTGCCGAGattatttattgtttcttttctttcccctttttttcccttcttcctctgttgTCGCCGAGGGTCGCAAAGCCCTCGCCAAGGACGTGGTGAAGGCCGGCATGGCCTCGTCTGCCATGGCATGCTAGCGTTCGTTGCGATCGATGAGCTCCAACGACCATCGCCAATCACagggggaaggggaaaaaaatgataaagaaaagaaaattagaaatattaaaatactattaaaattttGTCACGTCGGCGTCAaccagccaaatggactgaattgacacaattgtaaaaggtttaggactgaattagtgcgaagaaaaagatttacaactaaattagcaccactgcaatatgtttaggacttttttgataatttttccattgtTGCAGCTATGATATAAAATCACACACTATATTTATTTTAAGGGATAATTGCATTGAAAGCTCTAAAACTTATcgagaaagtgcaattaagctagaaaattttcaaaaaatacaatcaaatcctaaaactttcaaaaagtgcaatcaaatcctaaaacttgtcaaattgatgaaatcaagtcgttttgttgattgcatttttaaaacttttaagactcgattacactttcgtgacaaattgtAAGACTtcattgcatcttttaaaagttttaggagtcGATTAcacttttatgacaagttttaggacttaattacattttttttataagttttaggactcaattgtactttctaaATCGTCTTagaacttaattacactttttaaaaatttaatgactcaattacactttcttgacaagttttaggacttacatCGCACTTATCCTACTATTTATTCAATGATGTGATACATTGTCATGGATGATTAAATATCCATCAACTCTTGACAAacaataatatttaaatatatacACACACCCATCAAATGGTTACCGAAAGATTCCACAAAAATTAGAGTATAAAATTGATAGGTAATCTTGAAGAAGTCACATAACTTTCTTTAAGTAGACAAGAGAAGTGCATACggataaaagagaagaaatcatTCAACTCTCGAGAAGATTCCGACACCTAATGACTCGCTAGCATTTTCCACACCAAATCGATTTCGCAAAGGTGAGGATTCAGAGAAATTTAGGAAATCTCAAGAGGGGAAATTCATCATTCTTGCTTTAGGCTTTCATGTTCTAATCGACGCATATTATCTTACGTGTTCGAAATATCATATCTATATGTTGCAGTTTtatgtcttattttttttcttttaattggaGGAGATACCTACAATGTGGAAGTCATGTCCATTTCCATTTAAATTCCAGGTAAAACTCAAACAGAAAATTTAATTGAGGtgaatatttctatttattattgCTCTCACAAAAATTCCTGTCGACACTGAGATTTAGAATAATATGAACAATGCATTTTTAGACCCATGTAATGCACGggcaattgtgcaaatttagtcctaaactttcttcttcttttttgcattcaatccaaaatcttttgcaattgtgtcaattcagtccatccggcctaTTTTGGCTAGTCGATGCTCACATCGAATGTTGGTCcgacgacataatattttaatattttataaatatattttttctttttcctttttctttttttttctttttcttccctcttgtTCTTCTTGCCGGTCGTTGGCGGCAACCAGCTAGAGTCAACAACAGGCTAGGAGAGGCTCTACCTCACCAGATCCGGGATGGCGATGTGACGCCTCACGCAgccgactagaggaagaagagggaagaaaaaaaaagaagaaagaaaaggaaaaaaaaaggagaaagaaaataaaaaattaaaaacatattaaaaCATTGTGTCTCTAGACggaaaattgactggatggattgaattaacacaattgcaaaaggtttaggactgaatcaaagaaaaaaatgttaaaaattaaattgacataattacagtaggttgagaacttttttggtaatgctCCCCTCGCTAATACGATTATTTTAAGAAgctttttctttgacttttttgcattaatttattgaaattgcATTATCTATACCATCACAAAGAATCAATCAGTGACTTGATTATTGAGTCCAACCGTCCAAGCTTCAGCCCCTGCAATGATAATCAGGGATCGGGCATTTAGGTCGACTGTTATTCTAATTCCAAAGGGGGAAAAGAAGCTCAATAGAGTCTTAAACACgaaccgataaaaaaaaaaatggcttgtCTGACTTTCATTTAACCTCCATTTGTATGGCGAAAAAATGAGTCTATTCATGTAAAATGAAACTAAAGTTAACACATTTATTTTGACAAGAAAGTGAGGACAtacatttatgatttttatttcgACAAGAAAGTGAAACATATAGTTTTTTGGCTTATAAAACCTGTTTGGAATGGAAACAAATTACTCATTGCTTCTACCTATGACTTTTCTTTTAATAGTCATATCAGTTTTCAGAATATAACAAAGAATTATATATGATTCTACTTGTTGAATATTTGCATACCTCCAAGTGATTCTCGTTAATGACAGTCCGATTTTGAGAGCAAAACTAAAATTTGTAAAAGCAGTAAGAGTTATTGGAAGTAGAATTGGTGCTTGAAACGATAAATCTTATAACTTATAAGCGTTCGGACAATTTGAGAAGTGGCAAGTAAAAGACGACCAAAATCAGAGCCACAACATAAAATGGATGTCaccgaaagtgcaatcgaggtGGATGCGATAACTTAAGTTCCActtcaatttaaaaaagaagaagaagaagaagaagtggatTTCCCAAAAAGCAGATCCTAATCATAACCTCCATCAGTCTGCTGGTTAGATTACGTTTTCAACTACTCTAGTGCTCTCAATCTAATAATCCGATTGTACAACGGGTCATACTAACGTGTTCATAACCATACCTAATAGGAAAACATTTCATTTGTCGATAAATTGATTGCCCAAAACGGAAAAATGATACTTTGCCGAAACGGCCTCCGGATAAATTGCGCTGTTTTTGAACTTATGACGACGATGACGATGCGAGAAATCTACTTGATAGATACCGCACGGGAGTCATATCTTCTTGTAAAATCTTGGCCAAAAGAAGATAGCACGGAAAAAACGAAAAGGAGGGCACAAAAGAGTCACGTACACAAGATCCAACTTTAGCTATATATTGCAGAGGTTGTACATGAGCATAAAAGCTTAAATGTTGGGGCACATGGAGAatacatatacacacacactcAAGTGATGCTGGAATATCGAAGATCGGTGAACTCAACTTGCGTGCAAAGTGGCGTTACGAACTCCGATTAGATATTAATGTGGACCCACACGTCGCGTTATAAACCATCTCAGTGTATCGCTCTTAGTTACTCTTACATATGTATGGTACATAGATCTGCGATTTGTCTAGGATAGACCAAAATTAACGAAATTAAAAAGCAATGATCGTTGTGAAGGCAGCCATATTCAAATTGTTGGgtataattgttcaaaaagtgtaCGAcaaccaattcagtcttaaacttttaaattttgctaatctaattctaaaccttttatcgaTTTGTTAATATAGTCCTACATGTTTTTtcgtgttaatttagtcctaaaccgtTTGAAGATTTGGCAATTTAGTCCTGAACCTATTATTAGATACTTGGCTTGAATTACTACATTGGATaatcatcaaaagattcaaaactaaattgacaaatcatcaaattgtttacgactaaattggcaattctCCAAATTGTTTTGTCTGAAACAAAGCTCTAAGCTACCCACCCACGCATGGCTGAGTTGGTTGAGGGGCGTGCTATCCCTCATCGGGTCACTGGTTCGAAACTCTCCCTACTCGGTTTCGTGACGTAAGTGGGGGGTCATGGCTGGTGGGCCGTCATGCTAGCTCCCCCCAATGTACTAACACAACCGGACGCTAGCGTTGGTGCTGGCGCTGGCGAAGTCGGCAAGTCGGCAGGTCCCTGTGGATCCTCGGTTACCAAAAAACAAAGCTCTAAGCtggcccctctctctctctctctctctctcaatgttcGACAGAAGGCAAGGGTATCTTCTTTCATTGGGGGTGGAGGAGAAAAGAGGTGAAGTGCTTGGTTCttcattcttttctcttctttttgcttcttttcttttgataattatTCATTCCTCTTTAGGTGTCAAGTTCCGATTCCATGGAAGAGATAATGGGGGGGAAGAAGAGAGACTGTGTCGCCGTTTCCAATCGAAGGTGGTGGTGTCGCCATCGATCCAAAGCCACTCaaacttttgacttttctttcggTTTTTCGGGTGGATACTCACATTCTCTCCTATTGCATGGAGTTACGTCCGTTCACGAATTGCTTGTTTTCCAAGGAGAGATTAGAAAACAGTAATATTGTGTGCAAGGTGGTTTGGATTAGTGCTTTTGTTTCACCTTATTGATGGCTTATTCTAGTCAGCAAAGGCTGCATTGGTCGCGTGGAGAGACGTAGGAATGGGAGGTATATGGTGAGGCGCACCAAGGTCAAATCCATGCCATTATTCTATCGTTTTTGCAACTCCGTTAAGTGCACCTCCGCATGACTTTCCATTTTTATGCTCCCCTTTCTTTCCACGCTTTGTCGGACGAGGCATCTCAAATGTTTAGGCAAGAGGAAGTTTGATGGGGAAGACCCATTAGAGTACCCGACGCAAAGATCGTCCCGAAAGAATCTGTGCCGTATGAAGGAGAGAATTATAATAGAACTCGATGAATTGTTGTAGTTTAATTTTAGACAAGACTAACTCAAACATccatcttgaaatttttcattttatgggATTAGTctaataaaataagatataaagatttttaattaatctaatatggGGCTAGCTAGTGTGAGTCGAATAGAACTCAACCCGTAATGAGACGACATGTggctgaaaactctataaatagtgaTCAAGCCTATCATCTAATCCCGATGCacaaataacctcacataa includes these proteins:
- the LOC115754511 gene encoding ABC transporter G family member 21 yields the protein MPMPPQQETTLAVVVVSSCSENDVSVQAELAFPSSNVSLSPCGSPLDARDPPAPVKFSFLRRSLYPVTLKFEDVGYNIKLQTNGSSCCAPKEPKLTRNVLNGVTGVARPGELLAMLGPSGSGKTTLLTALAGRLPGKVTGTITYNGHPFSSLVKRKIGYVSQDDVLYPHLTVLETLTYAALLRLPKELTRQEKAEQAEMIIAELGLARCQTNVVGGPLVRGVSGGERKRVSIGLELLVNPSLLLLDEPTSGLDSTTAQRIVAQLRALARGGRTVVTTIHQPSSRLYRMFDKVVVLTEGCPIYSGSTGRVMEYFGSLGYSPGFDFVNPADFVLDLANGIKPDLRHDDQQEFHNKLEYHDEQNSIKQSLISSYKKNLYPALKAEIHQHSGDRDTHPSRKPSSLRRDEGFWATSWWEQFMVLLSRGLRERKHESYSGLRIFQVMSVSVLSGLLWWKTDTSHLQDQVGLLFFFSIFWGFFPLFSAIFAFPLERPMLIKERSSGMYRLSSYYFARIAGDLPMELVLPTIFVTVTYWMGGLKPSLGTFVLTLLIILFNVLVSQGLGLALGAILMDAKKGTTLASVTMLVFLLASGYYIQHMPSFIAWLKYISFSRYCYKLLVGVQYSVNEVHDCGAGRLCRVVDFPAISSLGLDHMCWDMAALAVMLVGYRLLAYIALRVGQPH